One Zeugodacus cucurbitae isolate PBARC_wt_2022May chromosome 3, idZeuCucr1.2, whole genome shotgun sequence genomic region harbors:
- the LOC128920110 gene encoding zinc finger MYM-type protein 1-like has protein sequence MKNHEVKDRNWLVYSETKRSIYCGPCLAFGPLEYKTQFENEGFNDWKNAEHRVAQHENSARHKSSILSLKARSAIDGRLDNLLQVQIDEEIIYWRNVLKRVVAVVKRLCSRGLAFRGKNEKFGDPHNGNYCMILELLAEFDPFLASHIERFGNQGSGSTSYLSKTVCDEFILLMGHKVSKQIGDEIRRAKYFSLIIDSTPDIAHVDQLTLVIRYVLESGEPCERFVKFLPSVGHKAEEMFSVIILELETLGINIEDCRGQSYDNAANMSGMYNGLQEKIRNQAPFAFYVPCSAHSLNLVATAAAESCIEACRFFMTLQEIYVFFVSSTQRWLKLMTEIGKGKTLKRVNLTRWSAREDACKSLRDSWHEVLKTLESIKDDTQQKSEKGNRKEKKDLMKHQKKLLQ, from the coding sequence atgaaaaatcatgaAGTGAAAGACCGAAATTGGCTTGTTTATTCTGAAACAAAAAGATCTATATATTGCGGACCCTGTTTAGCATTCGGTCCATTGGAGTATAAGACCCAGTTCGAGAACGAAGGATTTAATGACTGGAAAAACGCAGAACACCGAGTAGCTCAGCATGAAAACTCTGCACGTCATAAATCTAGTATTCTTAGTTTGAAAGCTAGGAGTGCGATTGATGGCCGACTCGACAATTTGCTACAGGTCCAAATTGatgaagaaattatatattggagaaATGTTCTGAAGAGAGTTGTTGCGGTAGTGAAGCGACTGTGTTCAAGAGGCCTTGCTTTCAGAGGCAAAAATGAAAAGTTCGGTGATCCACATAACGGTAATTACTGTATGATTTTGGAACTGTTAGCGGAATTCGATCCTTTTTTAGCCAGTCATATTGAACGATTTGGGAATCAAGGATCAGGCAGTACCAGTTATTTATCAAAGACCGTTTGCGATGAGTTTATCCTCTTGATGGGTCATAAAGTCTCAAAACAGATTGGAGACGAGATACGAAGGgcgaaatatttttctctaatCATAGATTCAACACCAGATATAGCACACGTAGATCAACTTACTCTTGTTATTAGATACGTTTTAGAATCAGGCGAACCGTGTGAAAGATTTGTTAAGTTTTTGCCGTCGGTGGGACATAAAGCTGAAGAAATGTTTTCTGTCATTATTTTGGAGCTCGAAACACTGGGCATAAATATTGAAGACTGTCGTGGGCAGTCATATGATAATGCCGCGAACATGTCTGGCATGTACAATGGCTTGCaggaaaaaattcgaaatcaagCACCTTTCGCATTTTACGTGCCTTGCTCTGCCCATTCTTTGAATTTAGTGGCAACTGCCGCTGCTGAATCGTGTATAGAAGCATGTCGCTTTTTTATGACGCTACaggaaatttatgttttttttgtaagcTCGACACAACGCTGGCTTAAATTAATGACTGAAATCGGGAAAGGCAAAACCCTGAAAAGAGTGAATCTGACACGTTGGTCAGCGAGGGAGGACGCGTGTAAAAGCTTGAGAGATTCTTGGCACGAAGTTCTTAAGACTTTGGAATCAATCAAAGACGATACACAACAGAAATCGGAAAAAGGCAaccgaaaagaaaaaaaagatttgATGAAACATCAGAAGAAGTTATTACAATGA
- the LOC105218520 gene encoding SET domain-containing protein SmydA-8 isoform X2, producing the protein MFKSRVEVDPLLGRSLVTTETIKKGEMVVEESPFATGPKQNGGIVCLGCYRDLIFGEDGDSLDRCEKCDWPLCSSCFDEPDHLGECKIFTNARVHFAGNVSEDGVCTQLDCITPLRVLLAKETDPDRWDKEIAPMEYHNEERRKLTDVWNADFVNIAKYLRGPCRLANRFSEDLIMQVVGILEVNAFEARTTQGYALRCLYPITGILAHNCVPNTFRTIHPSEGFKIRLRAMCDLEEGQQLQHSYTYTLNGTSQRQEHLKAGKFFTCECKRCKDPTELGTNFSTFKCSKCDEGWLLSTNPLDSSCYWKCTICTFKTSNNAIQKALSVMQSEVATLQAMDPSPQKLQETEKLMRKYRVVAHPLHFIQTGLRQNLIEMYGRVPEYELSELPDVMLEHKEELCRQVLRVLDVFEPGLSRTRAMMLYELHVPLVLLAKSGFIASILTADALKQKLLDVIAILKECVDILKYEDSETQEGNLCRVAQQAMDQLIQSVEGLTVAE; encoded by the exons ATGTTTAAATCGCGCGTTGAAGTGGATCCACTTCTGGGTCGATCTTTAGTTACCACGGAAACTATAAAGAAGGGTGAAATGGTTGTGGAGGAGTCACCATTTGCGACTGGTCCCAAGCAGAACGGCGGTATTGTTTGTCTGGGATGTTATCGTGATTTAATTTTCGGTGAAGATGGTGATTCATTGGATCGTTGTGAAAAGTGTGATTGGCCATTGTGTAGTTCCTGTTTCGATGAACCCGATCATCTGGGTGAGTGTAAGATATTTACCAACGCTAGAGTTCATTTTGCGGGAAATGTGAGTGAGGATGGAGTTTGCACACAACTCGATTGCATAACACCTTTGAG GGTCCTTCTTGCCAAGGAAACTGATCCCGATCGTTGGGACAAAGAAATCGCACCCATGGAATACCACAACGAGGAACGTCGAAAATTGACCGATGTTTGGAATGCAGACTTTGTGAATATTGCAAAATATCTTCGAGGACCATGCCGTTTGGCCAACCGATTTTCTGAAGATCTCATCATGCAAGTAGTGGGTATCTTGGAGGTTAATGCATTTGAAGCACGCACAACACAAGGATATGCGCTGCGTTGTTTGTACCCAATTACTGGAATATTAGCGCACAACTGTGTACCAAATACCTTTCGAACTATTCACCCGAGTGAAGGCTTcaa GATCCGCCTAAGGGCTATGTGCGATTTGGAAGAGGGCCAACAGCTCCAGCACTCTTATACATATACTTTGAATGGCACTTCGCAGCGGCAGGAACATTTGAAGGCGGGAAAGTTTTTCACTTGCGAATGTAAACGTTGTAAAGACCCCACCGAATTGGGTACAAATTTTAGCACGTTCAAGTGCAGTAAATGCGACGAGGGATGGCTACTGTCTACCAATCCATTGG ATTCTTCTTGTTACTGGAAATGTACGATTTGCACCTTTAAAACATCGAATAATGCTATACAGAAAGCACTATCTGTAATGCAATCCGAAGTCGCCACATTACAAGCAATGGATCCCAGTCCCCAGAAATTACAAGAAACAGAGAAGCTGATGAGAAAATACCGTGTTGTTGCACATCCTCTACACTTTATACAAACGGGATTGCGTCAAAATCTAATCGAGATGTATGGTCGTGTGCCGGAGTATGAATTATCTGAATTACCCGATGTTATGCTCGAACACAAAGAGGAGCTATGCCGACAAGTGTTGCGTGTTTTAGATGTCTTCGAACCGGGTTTGAGTCGCACACGCGCAATGATGCTTTACGAGTTACATGTACCGTTAGTTTTACTGGCTAAGAGCGGTTTCATAGCGAGCATTCTAACAGCAGATGCATTGAAGCAGAAACTTCTTGACGTCATTGCTATACTAAAAGAATGTGTGGACATATTAAAGTACGAAGATTCCGAGACACAAGAGGGGAATTTATGCAGAGTAGCTCAGCAAGCAATGGATCAGTTGATACAAAGTGTGGAAGGTTTGACAGTCGCCGAATGA
- the LOC105218519 gene encoding voltage-dependent anion-selective channel: MNLFFFYYLFILLVELTKFLVFVVVVVFLHLTREIIDMAPPSYPDLGKQARDVFSKGYHFGLWKLDCKTKTPSGIEFNTAGHSNQESGKVFGSLETKYKVKDYGLSLTEKWNTDNTLFTEVSVQDKLLEGLKLAFEATFAPQSGNKTGKFKAAYGHENVKVDSDVNVDLNGPLINASAVLGYEGWLAGYQTAFDTQNNSLKTNNFALGYAAKDFVLHTAVNDGQEFTGSIFQKCTPKLDVAVQLSWTSGGNNTKFGLGGKYLIDDDISVRAKVNNASQVGLGYQQRVRDGITVSLSALIDGKNFNAGGHKIGVALELEA; the protein is encoded by the exons ATgaacttatttttcttttactacTTGTTCATCCTGCTGGTGGAGCTCACAAAATTTCTGGTGTTCGTCGTGGTCGTTGTGTTCCTACATCTTACTCGTGAAATTATTGAT ATGGCTCCTCCATCATACCCCGATCTTGGCAAACAAGCCCGCGATGTCTTCAGCAAAGGTTACCACTTTGGTCTGTGGAAATTGGATTGTAAGACAAAGACTCCTTCGGGTATTGAATTCAACACAGCCGGTCATTCCAACCAGGAGTCTGGCAAAGTCTTCGGTTCATTGGAGACCAAATATAAGGTTAAGGATTATGGTTTAAGCTTAACCGAAAAATGGAACACAGATAACACCTTGTTCACCGAAGTGTCTGTCCAAGATAAGTTACTGGAAGGTTTAAAGTTGGCGTTCGAAGCTACTTTCGCTCCTCAATCAGG CAACAAAACTGGAAAATTTAAGGCTGCCTATGGTCACGAAAATGTGAAAGTCGATTCAGACGTAAATGTTGACCTCAACGGTCCACTCATCAATGCTTCAGCTGTATTGGGCTATGAAGGATGGTTGGCTGGTTACCAGACCGCATTCGATACCCAAAACAATTCTTTGAAAACCAACAACTTTGCCTTGGGTTATGCCGCCAAGGACTTTGTGCTGCATACAGCTGT cAACGATGGTCAAGAGTTTACGGGATCGATTTTCCAGAAATGTACTCCAAAACTCGATGTTGCCGTCCAATTATCTTGGACATCTGGTGGTAACAATACCAAGTTTGGCCTTGGTGGCAAATATCTTATCGACGATGACATTAGTGTTCGTGCGAAGGTGAACAACGCTAGCCAAGTTGGTTTGGGCTACCAACAACGGGTACGTGATGGTATCACAGTGAGTCTCTCTGCTTTGATTGATGGCAAGAACTTCAATGCCGGTGGTCACAAGATTGGCGTTGCTTTGGAGCTGGAAGCTTAA
- the LOC105218520 gene encoding SET domain-containing protein SmydA-8 isoform X1, with protein METSKAFHNFNRTAVRSNSLYGRYLIAESDTNANELLVEELPLVYGPKCNGPTVCLECYSPVIIEGCVVDQCCSKCSWPLCSKCSDRGAPYHGRWECSVFSQSKAKFYPVLCDAIRCPQLDCITVLRVLLAKETDPDRWDKEIAPMEYHNEERRKLTDVWNADFVNIAKYLRGPCRLANRFSEDLIMQVVGILEVNAFEARTTQGYALRCLYPITGILAHNCVPNTFRTIHPSEGFKIRLRAMCDLEEGQQLQHSYTYTLNGTSQRQEHLKAGKFFTCECKRCKDPTELGTNFSTFKCSKCDEGWLLSTNPLDSSCYWKCTICTFKTSNNAIQKALSVMQSEVATLQAMDPSPQKLQETEKLMRKYRVVAHPLHFIQTGLRQNLIEMYGRVPEYELSELPDVMLEHKEELCRQVLRVLDVFEPGLSRTRAMMLYELHVPLVLLAKSGFIASILTADALKQKLLDVIAILKECVDILKYEDSETQEGNLCRVAQQAMDQLIQSVEGLTVAE; from the exons ATGGAGACATCAAAAGCGTTTCACAATTTTAATCGTACAGCTGTGCGCAGCAATTCTCTCTATGGACGTTACCTGATAGCGGAAAGTGATACAAACGCGAACGAATTGCTAGTGGAAGAGTTACCTTTGGTGTATGGGCCAAAATGTAACGGGCCGACAGTGTGTCTAGAATGTTATTCCCCGGTGATAATAGAGGGCTGTGTAGTGGATCAATGTTGCTCGAAATGCAGTTGGCCGTTATGCTCAAAATGCTCTGATAGAGGTGCGCCTTATCATGGGCGGTGGGAGTGTTCAGTATTTTCTCAATCGAAGGCGAAATTTTATCCTGTGCTATGCGATGCAATTAGGTGTCCTCAATTGGATTGTATAACAGTGTTAAG GGTCCTTCTTGCCAAGGAAACTGATCCCGATCGTTGGGACAAAGAAATCGCACCCATGGAATACCACAACGAGGAACGTCGAAAATTGACCGATGTTTGGAATGCAGACTTTGTGAATATTGCAAAATATCTTCGAGGACCATGCCGTTTGGCCAACCGATTTTCTGAAGATCTCATCATGCAAGTAGTGGGTATCTTGGAGGTTAATGCATTTGAAGCACGCACAACACAAGGATATGCGCTGCGTTGTTTGTACCCAATTACTGGAATATTAGCGCACAACTGTGTACCAAATACCTTTCGAACTATTCACCCGAGTGAAGGCTTcaa GATCCGCCTAAGGGCTATGTGCGATTTGGAAGAGGGCCAACAGCTCCAGCACTCTTATACATATACTTTGAATGGCACTTCGCAGCGGCAGGAACATTTGAAGGCGGGAAAGTTTTTCACTTGCGAATGTAAACGTTGTAAAGACCCCACCGAATTGGGTACAAATTTTAGCACGTTCAAGTGCAGTAAATGCGACGAGGGATGGCTACTGTCTACCAATCCATTGG ATTCTTCTTGTTACTGGAAATGTACGATTTGCACCTTTAAAACATCGAATAATGCTATACAGAAAGCACTATCTGTAATGCAATCCGAAGTCGCCACATTACAAGCAATGGATCCCAGTCCCCAGAAATTACAAGAAACAGAGAAGCTGATGAGAAAATACCGTGTTGTTGCACATCCTCTACACTTTATACAAACGGGATTGCGTCAAAATCTAATCGAGATGTATGGTCGTGTGCCGGAGTATGAATTATCTGAATTACCCGATGTTATGCTCGAACACAAAGAGGAGCTATGCCGACAAGTGTTGCGTGTTTTAGATGTCTTCGAACCGGGTTTGAGTCGCACACGCGCAATGATGCTTTACGAGTTACATGTACCGTTAGTTTTACTGGCTAAGAGCGGTTTCATAGCGAGCATTCTAACAGCAGATGCATTGAAGCAGAAACTTCTTGACGTCATTGCTATACTAAAAGAATGTGTGGACATATTAAAGTACGAAGATTCCGAGACACAAGAGGGGAATTTATGCAGAGTAGCTCAGCAAGCAATGGATCAGTTGATACAAAGTGTGGAAGGTTTGACAGTCGCCGAATGA
- the LOC105218518 gene encoding aurora kinase B isoform X2: MQKLQKKPPNRTELAKLIKDVPEEYQQHIQSMSLKMMQHPAYGQPYQWTTRDFEMGAPLGRGKFGRVYLARERTSSFIVAMKVMFKAELEKGNVQRQVLREIEIQTRLKHPNILRLLTWFHDDSRIYLALEIASEGELYKHLRNSPHRRFEEPRAAKYTYQVADALEYCHLNNVIHRDLKPENILLTSSDDVKLADFGWSAHTISNKRKTLCGTLDYLPPEMVDGHIYDHSVDHWCLGILCYEFLVGCAPFESNDNEKTYEKIRRLEVYYPPYLSSGAKDLISKLSSNF, encoded by the exons atgcaaaaattacaaaagaaaccACCAAATCGCACCGAGTTGgcgaaattaataaaagatGTACCCGAAGAATACCAACAACACATACAATCGATGTCCTTAAAAATGATGCAACATCCTGCATATGGACAGCC ttACCAATGGACTACGCGTGATTTTGAAATGGGCGCTCCTTTGGGGCGAGGAAAGTTTGGTCGCGTGTATTTGGCTCGTGAACGAACATCAAGTTTTATAGTAGCTATGAAGGTAATGTTTAAAGCTGAACTTGAAAAGGGAAATGTTCAACGACAAGTCCTTCGTGAAATTGAAATACAAACACGACTCAA GCACCCCAATATACTGAGATTACTGACATGGTTTCATGATGACAGTCGAATATACCTTGCACTTGAAATTGCTTCTGAAGGTGAATTATATAAGCATTTGCGTAATTCTCCACATCGACGTTTTGAAGAACCACGAGCAGCAAAATACACTTACCAGGTAGCCGATGCTCTTGAATATTGCCATTTAAATAATGTCATACATCGCGATTTGAAACCAGAAAACATATTGTTAACTTCGTCAGACGATGTCAAATTAGCTGATTTTGGTTGGTCGGCACACACTATATCTAATAA GCGTAAAACATTATGCGGTACTTTGGATTATTTACCACCCGAAATGGTGGATGGGCACATATATGATCATTCTGTTGATCATTGGTGTTTAGGAATATTATGTTATGAGTTTTTAGTGGGCTGTGCGCCTTTCGAGTCCAACGACAATGAAAAAACTTACGAGAAAATTAGACGTCTGGAAGTTTATTATCCTCCATATTTGAGTTCTGGGGCAAAAGATCTAATTTCTAAG CTATCTTCGAATTTTTAA
- the LOC105218518 gene encoding aurora kinase B isoform X1: MQKLQKKPPNRTELAKLIKDVPEEYQQHIQSMSLKMMQHPAYGQPYQWTTRDFEMGAPLGRGKFGRVYLARERTSSFIVAMKVMFKAELEKGNVQRQVLREIEIQTRLKHPNILRLLTWFHDDSRIYLALEIASEGELYKHLRNSPHRRFEEPRAAKYTYQVADALEYCHLNNVIHRDLKPENILLTSSDDVKLADFGWSAHTISNKRKTLCGTLDYLPPEMVDGHIYDHSVDHWCLGILCYEFLVGCAPFESNDNEKTYEKIRRLEVYYPPYLSSGAKDLISKLLRKSNNGRITLVEVMKHHWVKENMAIRNAYLEEKKL; the protein is encoded by the exons atgcaaaaattacaaaagaaaccACCAAATCGCACCGAGTTGgcgaaattaataaaagatGTACCCGAAGAATACCAACAACACATACAATCGATGTCCTTAAAAATGATGCAACATCCTGCATATGGACAGCC ttACCAATGGACTACGCGTGATTTTGAAATGGGCGCTCCTTTGGGGCGAGGAAAGTTTGGTCGCGTGTATTTGGCTCGTGAACGAACATCAAGTTTTATAGTAGCTATGAAGGTAATGTTTAAAGCTGAACTTGAAAAGGGAAATGTTCAACGACAAGTCCTTCGTGAAATTGAAATACAAACACGACTCAA GCACCCCAATATACTGAGATTACTGACATGGTTTCATGATGACAGTCGAATATACCTTGCACTTGAAATTGCTTCTGAAGGTGAATTATATAAGCATTTGCGTAATTCTCCACATCGACGTTTTGAAGAACCACGAGCAGCAAAATACACTTACCAGGTAGCCGATGCTCTTGAATATTGCCATTTAAATAATGTCATACATCGCGATTTGAAACCAGAAAACATATTGTTAACTTCGTCAGACGATGTCAAATTAGCTGATTTTGGTTGGTCGGCACACACTATATCTAATAA GCGTAAAACATTATGCGGTACTTTGGATTATTTACCACCCGAAATGGTGGATGGGCACATATATGATCATTCTGTTGATCATTGGTGTTTAGGAATATTATGTTATGAGTTTTTAGTGGGCTGTGCGCCTTTCGAGTCCAACGACAATGAAAAAACTTACGAGAAAATTAGACGTCTGGAAGTTTATTATCCTCCATATTTGAGTTCTGGGGCAAAAGATCTAATTTCTAAG TTGCTGCGAAAATCAAATAATGGGCGAATTACACTCGTGGAGGTTATGAAACATCATTGGGTCAAGGAAAATATGGCTATAAGGAACGCTTACTTAGAAGAGAAAAAGCTCTAG